A window from Balnearium lithotrophicum encodes these proteins:
- a CDS encoding ferredoxin domain-containing protein codes for MNFPYYQAVKTVAELMCCSAITAPKGKGVNLLYTKIFEGEEKEKVADLMERIGKEKNIPFFIRDAKNVRNSLLVVFIGTEVKPRGVPFCGFCGFENCEKSLEAGAYCSYAVGDLGIAIGSAVKLASENNIDNRIMFSFGKAAIVGNFVPEGIKLGYGIPLSVSGKNIFFDRK; via the coding sequence ATGAATTTTCCCTACTATCAGGCAGTTAAAACTGTTGCAGAGCTAATGTGTTGCAGTGCAATTACTGCACCTAAAGGAAAGGGTGTAAATCTCCTTTATACAAAAATCTTTGAGGGAGAGGAAAAGGAAAAGGTTGCGGATTTAATGGAGAGAATAGGAAAGGAGAAAAACATTCCCTTTTTTATCAGGGATGCTAAAAATGTTAGGAATTCCCTTTTGGTAGTTTTTATTGGAACAGAGGTTAAACCGAGGGGAGTTCCATTCTGCGGTTTTTGTGGTTTTGAGAACTGTGAAAAATCGCTTGAGGCAGGAGCCTACTGTTCCTATGCAGTGGGAGATTTGGGAATTGCGATAGGTTCAGCCGTTAAACTTGCCTCTGAAAACAACATAGACAATAGAATTATGTTCTCCTTTGGTAAGGCTGCAATCGTGGGGAACTTTGTTCCTGAGGGAATAAAATTGGGTTACGGAATTCCACTTTCAGTTTCCGGTAAGAACATATTCTTTGACAGGAAATAG
- a CDS encoding magnesium transporter CorA family protein: MGNVAWIVVPSGDAISTISVPISSLVENEKFLKKRPCWIHFRRIDEATEEILKEKFLINELSLEDCKSEARSKAEPFENYIFLLLIYYDGGISRQKKLCVFWGSDFIITVGSRRLFEEAKKELMLEEIPFGEGVEKIVWLISSLIADKFRYVTDSLEEQSDDIEAKVFKEQSPELLEDISDLSYEILTLRRALKQIRDTYKVAISLSGKFANPENIHYFRDLLDEISILYDRAETLHEFIQNVLNVFSSLVNFKLNDIMKTLTIFVAILEPLMFISSFYGMNVKNLPLADSSFGIVVISFFMLLLSIGLLYYFRRKRWI, translated from the coding sequence ATGGGAAATGTTGCCTGGATAGTGGTTCCCTCTGGAGACGCAATTTCAACAATTTCTGTCCCCATTTCCTCCCTCGTTGAAAATGAAAAATTCCTGAAAAAGAGACCCTGCTGGATACACTTTAGGAGAATTGATGAAGCAACGGAGGAAATTCTCAAGGAGAAATTTTTAATAAACGAACTTTCATTGGAGGACTGTAAGAGTGAGGCCCGTTCAAAAGCTGAACCCTTCGAAAATTACATTTTTCTCCTTCTGATTTACTACGACGGGGGCATAAGCAGGCAGAAAAAACTCTGCGTTTTTTGGGGAAGCGACTTTATTATAACCGTTGGAAGTAGAAGATTATTTGAAGAGGCTAAAAAGGAGTTAATGTTAGAGGAGATTCCGTTTGGGGAGGGAGTTGAGAAGATAGTCTGGCTTATTTCAAGTTTAATCGCCGATAAGTTTCGCTACGTTACAGACTCCTTAGAGGAGCAGTCGGACGATATAGAGGCAAAGGTTTTCAAGGAACAGAGCCCGGAGCTCCTTGAGGACATATCCGACCTCTCCTACGAAATTTTAACCTTGAGGAGAGCTTTAAAACAGATAAGGGATACTTACAAGGTAGCAATTTCACTGTCTGGAAAGTTTGCAAATCCAGAAAACATCCACTACTTTCGGGATTTACTCGATGAAATAAGTATTCTCTACGATAGAGCTGAAACACTCCATGAGTTCATCCAAAACGTTCTAAACGTATTCTCTTCCCTCGTCAACTTTAAGCTGAACGATATTATGAAAACGCTCACAATTTTTGTTGCCATTTTAGAGCCACTCATGTTTATCTCCTCTTTCTACGGAATGAACGTTAAAAATCTACCCCTTGCAGATTCCTCCTTCGGGATAGTAGTTATCTCGTTCTTTATGTTGCTTCTCAGTATTGGACTTCTATACTACTTCCGTAGAAAAAGGTGGATTTAG